The nucleotide sequence TGCGAAATGACCATCCGGAACGGCCGGATCGTGTATGATCTCAACGGCATTGCCAACCCGGTCGTCGTCACCCAGAAACCGCGTTCCTGAGCCCCGGCAATCCATCCTGCTAATTCGCCCAATTCTTGCTGCTCACCTATTTGCCATGCAAAATCCCTGTTCTGTTCTTCTTTTTGTTACGTTAGTCATTGCCGGAGCCATCGGTACGGCTGTTTCTCAGGACAAACCCGCCGAAATCCTGTTCAAATCCAGCGTTTTTACCCAGGCGAATGGTTTTACGTCTGGGGTGGAAGGGCCGGCCGTTGATCAGTCCGGTATGCTGTACGCGGTTAATTTCGGACGGCAGGGGACTATTGGCCAGGTGACCCAGACAGGTCAGACCAGCGTGTTTGTCGAGCTGCCTGAAGGCAGTATCGGCAACGGAATCCGCTTCAACCGGCAGGGCGACATGTTCATTGCTGATTATCCGAAGCATAACATCCTGATAGTTAAGTCCGGTAGTCGGCAGGTGCGTGTTCTGGCGCACGAGTCCCGCATGAACCAGCCCAACGACATTGCCATTGACCGCAAAGGCCGCTTGTACGCGAGCGATCCGAACTGGAAAGCCAACACCGGAAACATCTGGCGCATTGACCCATCCGGCGAGGTTACGCTGCTGGAAGCCAACATGGGTACGACCAATGGCATTGAAGTAAGCCCCGACAATAAAACCCTGTACGTAAACGAGTCGGCCCAGCGCAAAGTCTGGGCTTACGATCTGTCGGCCGCCGGGCAGATCAGCCACAAACGGCTGCTGATCGAGTTTCCTGATTTTGGCATGGATGGGATGCGCTGCGACGCCAAAGGAAACCTCTACATTGTCCGGTACGGCAAGGGTACCGTTGCGAAAGTGTCTCCGACCGGAACGCTCCTTCAGGAAATCGCCCTGATAGGAAAAAAACCGACGAACATCGCCTTCGGTGGCAAAGACGGGCGCACAGCCTACGTAACGCTCCAGGACCAGGGGAATATCGAAACGTTCCGGGTGGACGAGCCGGGGCAGGAGTGGGTTCTGAATACGAAGTAAAAAAGGGGTTCGTCAGGTAAGCAGCACCAGCGTAATGACCCAGTAATTGAAAAAGGTCATCTGGCTTTTCAGGGCGACCAGCGCCTTGTAAAGCAGGTTGGCGACCGACTGTCGGTTAATGTCCATCAGTTCCGCGATCTGGTCATTCTCAAGTCCTTTGTAAAATTTCAGGAAAACGGCTTCCTGCTGGCGTTTGGGCAACGTATCGATTGCCTGACGAATCCGGCGCTGGCTTTCAGAGTCGGTCTCCGTCTGTTCGATCTCCGTTTCGACCGTCTGCCAGTCCGACAACTCGCTAACTTCCTGACTGTATACCGACGAAAACGGTTGTTTGCTCCGTCGAAATTCCTGCATCAGTTCATTCCGGAGCGATTTGAACAGGTAGATTGAAACAAATTGAATCGTGAGGGATGCTCGTTTTTCCCAGATGCGGATAAATATGTTCTGGATAGAGTCCTTGATGAATTCGCGGTCGTCGGTGAAGTTGGTGGCGTAACTGAACAGGGAGCGATACTGCGTCTCGGCCAACTGGCAAAAGGCGACCTTGTCTCCGGTCTGTGATTTAAACCAGAGTTTCAGTAAGTATTCGTTCTCGTCAATAATACGCTGCCGCTGATCCAAAATACTTCTTCCTGTTCTACCTGTAAAGAAACGGAAATATAGAAAAATTGCGAATAAAAACCTGTGTAAGCCGCCGTCCGGCAAATATTCCCTCTTTAAGAACAGAAAGAACTTGTTATTGTATAAGGTAAACGACTGAGTAAAAACCCACCGGCCTGCGCGGACACCAATAGGTTTAGGGCTAAATCGCCTTAAGAATTGGACTGGGTACCTTATCACGAATGAAACAAACACTTTCGCTTTTCCTGACAGTATTAATCCTTAGTGACGTGCTGGCTCAGTCTGGTTCGGCGCCATCAACATCAGTCAGAGCCCCGCTGCGCCGGAGCGAAAGCTTCTTCGGACTGCACTTCGATTTTCACGCCGGAGCCGGTGATCTCAACATTGGACAAACACTAACCGAAGGGCGGATTGATTCGCTGCTTACGCTGGTCAAGCCCGATTTTATTCAGGTGGACTGCAAAGGGCATCCGGGCATATCCAGCTACCCGAGCCGGGTTCCGACCACGACCAGCGCTCAGAGTTTTATCAAAAATCCACTCCAGCTATTTCGGGACGTAACCCGGCGGCATGGGGTGGCGCTGTACGTGCATTACTCGGGCGTTTTCGACCAGGCAGCCGCCCGAAAATTTCCGCAGTGGGCCGTCGTCAACGCCGACGGGCAACGTAATCCCGACAAGATGTCAGTGCATAGCGCTTATGTCGATTCACTACTGATCCCGCAACTTAAAGAAATTGCCGACTATGGTGTGGATGGCGTCTGGGTTGATGGCGAATGCTGGGCTACCGAACCCGACTATTCGCCCCAGGCATTGGCGGCCTTCAGGGCCAGAACCGGCCTTCAGACCCGGCCCATTTCGCCAAATGATCCTACCTATGAATCATTCCGAAATTTCGCCCGGCAATCGTTCATCGATTACGTGGGGCATTACACCGACGCGCTGCACCGCTATAACCCCCAGTTTCAGGTCTGCTCCAACTGGGCCTTTTCGTCGATGATGCCGGAACCGGTGACCATTGATGTCGATTTTTTGTCCGGCGACCTGACGCCCGGCAATAGCGTCAATTCGGCGGTACTGATGGCCCGGGTGATGGCCTCGCAGTCGCGGTTCTATCAAAAACCTTACGACCTGATGGCGTGGGGATTTTATCATAGTTTTACGCCCCCCGGCTCATCGGGCGACCCCAAGACGGCTCTGCAATTGCAGCAGGAAGCCGCCGAGATCATGGCGATGGGCGGAGGTGTGCAGAGTTATTTTCTTCAGAACCGGGACGCGTCGATTAGTCGTCAGGACTGGCCGGTCATGGCCGAACTGGCCCGGTTTATCCGCGCCCGCCAACCCTACTGCCAGTACACCATAGCAGTACCGCAGATTGCCGTGCTATATTCGTCGGCCAGTTTTCGCAAGTATAACCGCAGATTGTACGACGGGGGCCGCGATGCTGGGGTGTTGGGGATCACTACGGCGTTGATGGACGCCCAGTATCCGACCGAAATCCTGATGGAGCATCATCTGCACGGCAATATGAAACGTTACGGCTTAATTGTGATACCAGAGTGGCCCTACCTGACCGATGCCTTTCAAAAAGAGTTACTCGACTACGTGCAGGGTGGTGGCAACCTGCTGGTCATTGGCGCCGGGGCTACCAGAAATTTCTGGACGGAGCTGGGCGTAATCCCCGCTGGCCCCGCCCGGAAAAAGACCACCTGGGTTTCGGTTGACGGTCAGGTGACGACTCTGTCCGATTCAATTCAGACCGTACAATTGCCGCCGGGCGGGTCTGCTCTCATCACGGCCTTTGCCGATCAATACGTCAAAACGAGTGAAGGGGCTCTGGCCACGAGCCGACAGCTGGGAAAAGGAACCATTACCGGTCTGTATGCGAATATCGGCCGGGACTATATCCGGCATCAGGCCCCCAACCTGCGCAGGCTGGTAGCCGGGCTGGTAAAGCCACTGTTTCCCAATCCAATCGTTGAGATAAGCGGCACGAATCTGGTGCACGTAGCGGTCAACCGGCTGCATAAGCAATTGGCCGTAAACCTGATCAATACGGGGGGGCGTCACGCCAACGAAGAGGTGTTTACGTACGATGAGGTGCCGCCGTTGCAGGCGATTAAGGTTCGGTTGCGGCTGGACCGAAAACCCGGCCGGATTGTGCAGCAACCTGAAAACAAGGTTCTGCCGTTTAGCTATAGCCATGGCGTATGTACCCTAACGGTACCCGAGCTGGCAGTTCATTCTATCCTGGTTGTAGTTAATTAACCGAGAGAAAACTCATTTAGCGGTATTGACTGATGTAGCCGATAACGTTAAAAACTGAGAAGTTGCTGTAAGTAACTAAGTGTTTTTGAGGTTAGCCACAAATAACCCCAGTTACCGGGTACTGGTGATCTATAGGTTCTCTTTAAAGGATAGTTAAGTTTTATGAACCTATAGATTAGCTTACCCTATAACCTTACCTGCAGCGTCAGGTAAAGTGAGCGACCGTCAGAGGGCAGGATGCCCGGGCCTGGGTAGCCGGTTGCTCGCCGGGTAAAATAAAAGACATTGGTTAAATTGTTAAGGCTTCCTTCCAGCCGAAAACGACGGAACTGGTAAGAGCAGCTCGCATCCAGTATATGATAGGCCGGAATTAGACCAATAACCGCCGATACACCACCCTCACGGGCGTTGGTGGCATCCGTGAACTGTTCAGAAAGGTAGGTGTACTGGAGCGACGTTTTAAGGTTATTTATGCCAAACCGGACTCCCGTCTTCAGGTTAACAGCCGGTACGAACTCAACCCGGTTACCTACCACCCCGGGAATTTCACTGACTGCATAGCGGGAATGGATGAAGGCCAGATTAGTAAACAGAACCCCACTGAGGGTGGTACGTTGAGGTTGGAGCAGTCGCAGCAGGTCTGCCTCTGCATAGGACTCCAAGCCTAGAATCAGCGCCTGGCCGATATTACTCCGGCGCCGGAGAACCCGATCGCTCTGGTCATAAAACTGCACTTCCCCAATGCGATTGTTATAGTTAAGCACAAAACCACTTACATCAAAGCTGTAGAGGGTAGTCTGTGTACTTCGCACGCCTACGTCAACCGAATAGCCACGTTCATCCTTTAGATTGGGGTCAATTACCTGCGAAGGGTTGGCAATGCGCATGTCGCTGAAGGTAATGGAGCGGTAATTCTGGGATAGGTTGGCATAAAGGTCCAGAAGACTGCTCGGCTTAACGCTCAGCCCCAATCCACCCAGCAGGAACTGACGACCGTTCATACGCTCTTCGGGGGTACGGCTGGCACTTAAGATATTACCCGCCAGATCCCGGGTAAGCGTACCGTAAAAGCCGTTGGCCCGGGTTAGGATGTATTCATACCGAAGGCCCGGAGTGAGCGAAAACTTATCGCCTATATAAAAGATATTCTCGGCAAACAGAGCTACATTCTTATTCGGAAAGCGGTAATCGGATGAGATACCCTGTTGCTCATCAATAAACGAGAAATCATGCCCCTTTCCCTTACTACCTAATCCCTGCACGTTGTGATTAAAACCATGGTAGTACCGGCTGCCTACCAGCCCCACGGCCTGATGAGAACCTATGGAGTAACGTTTTAAATAGCGGGCCTCAGCACCCCAGTTGGCGAAGTCGCCTTTTATCAGGTCCCGCTCACTTAAATCATCCGGACTGGCCACCCGATTAGGCCGAAACCCTAAGGAATACCGGTAAGCTGACAACCCAAATAACCTTACATTAACCTCACTCGAGACACTGAATTTATGGTCAAAATGCAGGGCAGGCAGCGTCCAGTTAACGGCAAACCAATTACGCTCCCGGTTACTCTGTCGGGGATTCTCCCGAAACATGGCATCGGTCAGGCCACCCGGCTGCTGGGCCAGATAGCTCATCTGGGTCAGCTCAGCACCCAAGGTTGTTTTAGGCGAGATGAGATAGTTCACATTGCCATAGGCTGTATAGTTGCTGAAGTGGGAATTCGGGCGCCAGCCATTCCCCACCTTATATTGAAAGAACGTATAGTAGCTTAGCTTGCCTACGGTACCGCTGAGACTCGTAAAAGCGTTGTAAAAGCCAAATGAACCAAGCGTCTGGCGAGCCGTCAGCTCTAGTTTGCGGTTCGTAACGGGCTTTTTCATGACAAAGTTGAGTAGCCCCCCAAACTGAGTTCCATACTGCAGGGAAGCGGCTCCTCGGACGATCTGTATCCGACCAATGGCTTCAACCGGGGGCGTATAATAACTCTCAGGATAGCCCAGCGCATCGGCGCTGATGTCATAACCGTTCTGACGTACGTTAAAATTAGCTGTTCGGTTGGGATCCAATCCACGCCCACCAATACTCAATTGCAGGCCAGCACCTTCATTTTCATAAATATTCAGGCCAGCTACACGGGCATAGATCTGGCGAGCATTGTTAGTAGCCAGATTGGCTACTAACTGCTCAGGAATGATTACCTCGGATTTTTTTCCTTCATAAATTCCCATGTTCTCTACCCCCCGCATGCGGGTAAAGCCAAAATCCGTTCGCTTATCCGTGACCACCAGTTCGTCCAGCGTTTGGGTTCGGCTGTTTAGCCACAGGCTTACGTATCTGTTCCCATTGTGGATGGATACGTCCATCTTTGCAACCCAAAAGTCTGGATGGATCACCTGTAACGTGTATTGGCCATTCGCCAGATTGGTAAACTCAAACCGTCCTGAACTATCCGTGGTGGTGACAAGACGGCCATTCGCCAGATAAACCCGGCAACCAGCCTGGCCGGTGCTGTCAGCTCGTGATCCAACTCTGCCTGATAGGTTATATTGCCCAAAGGCTAACGAGGAAAGCAGCCAAAAGAAAAAAAAATTAGAAACCAATGATTTCATCATCAAAAGGGGTAATCCACGTTTTTGGAGCGAACGAGTCTTCCAGTCGGGCCAGGTTAATGGTGGGGGCAACCAGTGGTTTACCCAGCCGGCCATTCAGCGCTACGTACGAATCCACATACACTTGTGGTTGGTGAAAGCCCTGCTGCGCATAATGGTTCCGTAGCAGGTGGGCATATTGCAGGAGCATGTCCGGCTGAGTAGCCATCATCTTTTCCTGCAATGGAGTCAGGAAGGTAGAATTATTCACGACCACCTGATGCCCCCGGTCGTCTTTCACCGTAAACTGAGCATATCCCGCCTTTTCCATAAGCATAACCCGCCAGGAAAAGCGGTAACCCTGCTCACTCCAAAAAAGCTCCCCTGGATACAGCAGGTAGCGAAAAGGAAGCAACAGTTGTACCACAAAAAAAAAGAGCAGCAGAATCAGTATGCAAAACTCGGTTGGCGGTGTATACCGGGACAGCCGTGTGGATTCCATGAACGCTTGCGGCAGGGCCAGCCACTGGGCCAGTCGGTTTAACACGCGTTGGTGGAAGTCGGGGGAGAAAAAAAGCAGTCCCGTAACAATCATAATGTAGGGAAACATGCCAATAGGAAACAGCAGGGCTGTCAGACCATGAAAAAGCACAACGGCGACATAAGCCAAGAGCCGGGTCGGGGCGTACCAGAGTAGAAAGGGAATGCTCAGATCATACAGACAGCCGATCCAGCTAAAAACAAAGGCAACCCATTCTTCATTTAACAGGAAGCCAACCAAGGGCAGATCATTATGGGCTGGTAACCAGATACGCAGGGGCAGGGCATGGAACAGCCAATCGCTGTTTAGCTTGGCCAGGCCAGCGTACACATATAAAATAGTAATGAGCAGTTTTAGGGAATCGATGGTCCAGGCCGGAACCTGATGGCCAGGTTTTACGCGTCCTTTATAAGCATCAACGGAAAAGTATACCTGCGCGGGCAGGACAATTAACAACAGACAAACCAGACTGGTGAAGTAGTAGTGGTTGAGGTACGTAGACTTATCAATTAGCTCAATATAAGTAAAGCTCAGAAAAAGGGTTATTGCTGCAAGCCGGTAATACCAGCCCAAAGCCACCAATAGAGCTGCCACAGCACAAATAGCAAAGAGCCAGTACGTATAGGAACCTAAAGGTTTGATAAATTCAAACCCGTAAAAAGGGAAAAAAAATGTGGGCTGTATATAGAGCTCGTCGATCCAGCCCTTACTCCAGAAGCGTATGATGCTACCCAGGAGCATTAGACCAAAGATCATTCGAAAAACCACCAGCGGGGTTACCGATGTCGTTTTGTGTAGATAAGCCCCCATCTGCTTAATCGCCGTCGTTATCTGTGTAGGTAATGGTAATGCTCATGGCCGTGGTCATATCCACCTTAAGCATGCGGATGGCCTTCTGCATCTCTGTATATACACTCGTCACAGCCGCTGTATTGAGGGTTACCTCGTCGTAAAGAGACGGCTTTAAGGTGTTAAGCCGATCCTGGACTGAGTTAAACTGAGTGTTGATCAGGTCGGTCAGAAGAGTGCCTGTACGACTATCCTTTGCATTCAGCCCGTTGAGGTAGGTTTTCAGACTGGGCCCTTCCAGTCCGTTTTTAACCCCTTTGCCATTGAAGAAATCAACAGCTGCTGTATGGGCCGCTTTGGCCAGAGTCAAGCCAAGCCCTTTGCTGTAAAGGGCCTCTACCTTATCAGGCATAGGCGTGCCATTGGTCATCGCTCCGGATGGGATACCGAATTTACCCGACCGGATATAGCGCTCATAATGCATTACGTAACCGTTGACTAACTTGGAGGTCGAGCAGCCCGCATCCAGGCCGGTGCAGTTCACGAACGTATCCCGGTACCCCCCCGTCCATTCGCTGTAAACGGTATTGAAGAGCGTTTTCATCTGCGTTGTAATGCGCTTTAAGTACGCCAGCCGTTTGGCCGCATCAGGCGCCGATGTATAGCGAGCTACAATCGCTTCATCGCCGGAATCTAATCCGTTCAACAGGTAGTCAAGGGCCGGAAAACCCTGACGGGGATACGCAGCCGGTACGTCAAGCGGAGCGGAGGCTCCAATGCTAATGTACTCCTCAATGCCAATGCCATTGGCCGGGTATATATTAAAGAAATTGCGAAGCGTGTGCCTTTCGGCGGGTCCAACATCATACAACTCTACTTTCTGCCATTCTGTATACGCCGTAGCCCAAGCCCGGCGCAGATCCGATAACGTTGCTTTGCTTGGCTTAGCGGTAAACGCATCCACCCTGGTG is from Spirosoma taeanense and encodes:
- a CDS encoding imelysin family protein, whose product is MGILIGILWACSTKSAQETPNPQPTDGAGTNRQAMLTNIADNIILPGYANFETTFDDMLTRVDAFTAKPSKATLSDLRRAWATAYTEWQKVELYDVGPAERHTLRNFFNIYPANGIGIEEYISIGASAPLDVPAAYPRQGFPALDYLLNGLDSGDEAIVARYTSAPDAAKRLAYLKRITTQMKTLFNTVYSEWTGGYRDTFVNCTGLDAGCSTSKLVNGYVMHYERYIRSGKFGIPSGAMTNGTPMPDKVEALYSKGLGLTLAKAAHTAAVDFFNGKGVKNGLEGPSLKTYLNGLNAKDSRTGTLLTDLINTQFNSVQDRLNTLKPSLYDEVTLNTAAVTSVYTEMQKAIRMLKVDMTTAMSITITYTDNDGD
- a CDS encoding RNA polymerase sigma factor — translated: MDQRQRIIDENEYLLKLWFKSQTGDKVAFCQLAETQYRSLFSYATNFTDDREFIKDSIQNIFIRIWEKRASLTIQFVSIYLFKSLRNELMQEFRRSKQPFSSVYSQEVSELSDWQTVETEIEQTETDSESQRRIRQAIDTLPKRQQEAVFLKFYKGLENDQIAELMDINRQSVANLLYKALVALKSQMTFFNYWVITLVLLT
- a CDS encoding SMP-30/gluconolactonase/LRE family protein, whose protein sequence is MQNPCSVLLFVTLVIAGAIGTAVSQDKPAEILFKSSVFTQANGFTSGVEGPAVDQSGMLYAVNFGRQGTIGQVTQTGQTSVFVELPEGSIGNGIRFNRQGDMFIADYPKHNILIVKSGSRQVRVLAHESRMNQPNDIAIDRKGRLYASDPNWKANTGNIWRIDPSGEVTLLEANMGTTNGIEVSPDNKTLYVNESAQRKVWAYDLSAAGQISHKRLLIEFPDFGMDGMRCDAKGNLYIVRYGKGTVAKVSPTGTLLQEIALIGKKPTNIAFGGKDGRTAYVTLQDQGNIETFRVDEPGQEWVLNTK
- a CDS encoding type 1 glutamine amidotransferase family protein, which encodes MKQTLSLFLTVLILSDVLAQSGSAPSTSVRAPLRRSESFFGLHFDFHAGAGDLNIGQTLTEGRIDSLLTLVKPDFIQVDCKGHPGISSYPSRVPTTTSAQSFIKNPLQLFRDVTRRHGVALYVHYSGVFDQAAARKFPQWAVVNADGQRNPDKMSVHSAYVDSLLIPQLKEIADYGVDGVWVDGECWATEPDYSPQALAAFRARTGLQTRPISPNDPTYESFRNFARQSFIDYVGHYTDALHRYNPQFQVCSNWAFSSMMPEPVTIDVDFLSGDLTPGNSVNSAVLMARVMASQSRFYQKPYDLMAWGFYHSFTPPGSSGDPKTALQLQQEAAEIMAMGGGVQSYFLQNRDASISRQDWPVMAELARFIRARQPYCQYTIAVPQIAVLYSSASFRKYNRRLYDGGRDAGVLGITTALMDAQYPTEILMEHHLHGNMKRYGLIVIPEWPYLTDAFQKELLDYVQGGGNLLVIGAGATRNFWTELGVIPAGPARKKTTWVSVDGQVTTLSDSIQTVQLPPGGSALITAFADQYVKTSEGALATSRQLGKGTITGLYANIGRDYIRHQAPNLRRLVAGLVKPLFPNPIVEISGTNLVHVAVNRLHKQLAVNLINTGGRHANEEVFTYDEVPPLQAIKVRLRLDRKPGRIVQQPENKVLPFSYSHGVCTLTVPELAVHSILVVVN
- a CDS encoding TonB-dependent receptor, with product MMKSLVSNFFFFWLLSSLAFGQYNLSGRVGSRADSTGQAGCRVYLANGRLVTTTDSSGRFEFTNLANGQYTLQVIHPDFWVAKMDVSIHNGNRYVSLWLNSRTQTLDELVVTDKRTDFGFTRMRGVENMGIYEGKKSEVIIPEQLVANLATNNARQIYARVAGLNIYENEGAGLQLSIGGRGLDPNRTANFNVRQNGYDISADALGYPESYYTPPVEAIGRIQIVRGAASLQYGTQFGGLLNFVMKKPVTNRKLELTARQTLGSFGFYNAFTSLSGTVGKLSYYTFFQYKVGNGWRPNSHFSNYTAYGNVNYLISPKTTLGAELTQMSYLAQQPGGLTDAMFRENPRQSNRERNWFAVNWTLPALHFDHKFSVSSEVNVRLFGLSAYRYSLGFRPNRVASPDDLSERDLIKGDFANWGAEARYLKRYSIGSHQAVGLVGSRYYHGFNHNVQGLGSKGKGHDFSFIDEQQGISSDYRFPNKNVALFAENIFYIGDKFSLTPGLRYEYILTRANGFYGTLTRDLAGNILSASRTPEERMNGRQFLLGGLGLSVKPSSLLDLYANLSQNYRSITFSDMRIANPSQVIDPNLKDERGYSVDVGVRSTQTTLYSFDVSGFVLNYNNRIGEVQFYDQSDRVLRRRSNIGQALILGLESYAEADLLRLLQPQRTTLSGVLFTNLAFIHSRYAVSEIPGVVGNRVEFVPAVNLKTGVRFGINNLKTSLQYTYLSEQFTDATNAREGGVSAVIGLIPAYHILDASCSYQFRRFRLEGSLNNLTNVFYFTRRATGYPGPGILPSDGRSLYLTLQVRL
- a CDS encoding HTTM domain-containing protein, which produces MGAYLHKTTSVTPLVVFRMIFGLMLLGSIIRFWSKGWIDELYIQPTFFFPFYGFEFIKPLGSYTYWLFAICAVAALLVALGWYYRLAAITLFLSFTYIELIDKSTYLNHYYFTSLVCLLLIVLPAQVYFSVDAYKGRVKPGHQVPAWTIDSLKLLITILYVYAGLAKLNSDWLFHALPLRIWLPAHNDLPLVGFLLNEEWVAFVFSWIGCLYDLSIPFLLWYAPTRLLAYVAVVLFHGLTALLFPIGMFPYIMIVTGLLFFSPDFHQRVLNRLAQWLALPQAFMESTRLSRYTPPTEFCILILLLFFFVVQLLLPFRYLLYPGELFWSEQGYRFSWRVMLMEKAGYAQFTVKDDRGHQVVVNNSTFLTPLQEKMMATQPDMLLQYAHLLRNHYAQQGFHQPQVYVDSYVALNGRLGKPLVAPTINLARLEDSFAPKTWITPFDDEIIGF